One Cinclus cinclus chromosome 24, bCinCin1.1, whole genome shotgun sequence genomic window carries:
- the LOC134053130 gene encoding olfactory receptor 10C1-like gives MILGNLSGLSEFRLLGFSGTSPLHPLLFLVLLSLHFLTWMANTVIALITNSDNRLHTPMYFFLTQLSCWDICYLSVIIPSILENLMVGTVSISKTRCAMQMFSFLFFGVAECFLLAAMSLDGYFAVCCPLHYTMIMSSRVCRSLVVGAYICGTAVGLVHTLITFSSPLCGCAIDHFFCEIQPLLDLLCGNTLPSEIQVIVVAVFAILSPFSLVIYSYIGIVSAILHMASAESQEKAFSTCSSQLLVVTVFYGTAGSMYLRPKYSYCASVDKFLSLSYSLVTPLLNPIIYSLRNKEVKGALKEKMEQT, from the coding sequence atgatccttgggaacctcagtggattgagtgaattcagactcctgggtttttctggaacctctcctttacaccctttgctctttctagttttattatctcttcatTTTCTCACCTGGATGGCGAACACAGTGATAGCTTTGATAACAAACAGTGATAATCGCCTTCACACCccgatgtatttcttcctcactcagctgtcctgttgggatatctgctatttgtctgtcattatcccaagtattctcgagaacctgatggtgggaacagtgagtatttccaagacaagatgtgcaatgcagatgttttccttccttttctttggagttgctgagtgttttctcttggctgccatgtcccttgatggttattttgcagtttgctgccCCTTGCATTACACAATGatcatgagcagcagggtctgcagaagcctggttgttggagcttacatctgtggaactgctgtgggcttagttcacaccctcatcaccttcagctcacccttgtgtggttgtgccattgaccacttcttctgtgagattcagcctctcctggacctgctctgtggcaacactctcccaagtgaaatccaggtcattgtggtggctgtctttgctattctgagtcctttctcaCTGGTCATTTATTCCTATATTGGTATCGTTTCTGCAATTCTTCACATggcatcagctgagagccaggagaaggcgttttccacttgctcctcacagctcctggttgtgactgttttttatggcactgcaggctccatgtacctgcggccaaaatacagctactgtgcatctgtggataaattcctctccctttcttattctctggtgactcctttattgaatcccatcatttacagtttgaggaataaggaggtgaaaggagccctgaaggaaaaaatggagcaaacctaa
- the LOC134053154 gene encoding olfactory receptor 10C1-like has protein sequence MANTVIALITNSDNRLHTPMYFFLTQLSCWDICYLSVIIPSILENLMVGTVSISKTRCAMQMFSFLFFGVAECFLLAAMSLDGYFAVCSPLHYTMIMSSRVCRSLVVGAYICGTAEGLVHTLITFSSPLCGCAIDHFFCEIQPLLDVLCGNTLPSEIQVIVVAVFAILSPFSLVIYSYIGIVSAILHMASAESQEKAFSTCSSQLLVVTVFYGTAGSMYLRPKYSHCASVDKFLSLSYSLVTPLLNPIIYSLRNKEVKGALKEKM, from the coding sequence ATGGCGAACACAGTGATAGCTTTGATAACAAACAGTGATAATCGCCTTCACACCccgatgtatttcttcctcactcagctgtcctgttgggatatctgctatttgtctgtcattatcccaagtattctcgagaacctgatggtgggaacagtgagtatttccaagacaagatgtgcaatgcagatgttttccttccttttctttggagttgctgagtgttttctcttggctgccatgtcccttgatggttattttgcagtttgctcccCCTTGCATTACACAATGatcatgagcagcagggtctgcagaagcctggttgttggagcttacatctgtggaactgctgagggcttagttcacaccctcatcaccttcagctcacccttgtgtggttgtgccattgaccacttcttctgtgagattcagcctctcctggacgtgctctgtggcaacactctcccaagtgaaatccaggtcattgtggtggctgtctttgctattctgagtcctttctcaCTGGTCATTTATTCCTATATTGGTATCGTTTCTGCAATTCTTCACATggcatcagctgagagccaggagaaggcgttttccacttgctcctcacagctcctggttgtgactgttttttatggcactgcaggctccatgtACCTGCGGCCAAAATACAGCCACTGTGCATCTGTGgataaattcctctccctttcttattctctggtgactcctttattgaatcccatcatttacagtttgaggaataaggaggtgaaaggagccctgaaggaaaaaatg